The proteins below are encoded in one region of Paenibacillus sp. YYML68:
- a CDS encoding RHS repeat-associated core domain-containing protein encodes MIDNTGGLSQEDVDKQIELLYDKLVRQLTFQNYVEDTSKKPAPAISIEFSDLYKGLDFEEIQRWMTYASSNLLTGNYVEQYEDFKVEEVKNPIRFERTYNSLASNTKGIMGNGWQTNLEAGIKITSNKGNVSASSLNVRTKPYGTVIGHLSYGSNVEILQKDDQTDQDGGKWHKIKYDDRLKGKEVEAYVASWHISENEAVMVSYPSGTKALYEKTSEGRYKSPVGIFDTLTLTADGYDLVLKDLTKYHFNSHGKLLTLSDRYGNTITYSYSGEKVSKLSDPTGRELIFEYNSAGLVSKITGPDSRTYTYEYDNQNNLIKVTDAMGHKRQYTYDALNRIHKVTDANGHQVVRNEYDILGRIVRQYDANDIISYFIYSDGTKERFIVNGKGVEFKFQFNQDMKQIQEVDAFGGINQTHYYVYFEDPNDAYTNDWVNVTDLSEEGSTASEYKRYMEIIKKDDRPRREYIYDRNQNLTTIEYDSRNNLVETTDALNNKETTVYDSKDNVITITDKKGGVQRYEYDVEGVALIKETDPLGYSTTYSYYTNEPGIVLKGLVKTVTDKRGNRTTYRYEDIANHLTSITNVDGAVITRAYDSYGRILEEKDANGNVSKYAYNAMGLIIMKEDPYGNKVHLEYDKVGNKVAETDKLGNRTEYKYDAKNQLIEKKDSLGGIQYLKYDVIGNKIEEINSRNAKTEYGYDELNRNIKITDALGFVTLMEFDSNGNRTQIKDALGNVTKFEYDKLNRVIKTIFPDKSTEKTEYDAKGNVLKKIDRRGYDFVMTYDKLDRVLTEKDPYQRTIVHEYDPNGNEIKLTDKLHRSVVREYDAMNRLIMETNPHGDHILRKYDLNGNLVEETDVLGRKVTFEYDKLNRKIKEVASLNKTTLFAYDDNGNMTTLTNAKGQTQTYVYDAVGRTVKTINALGDATKYEYDAAGNLVAVSDAMGRVTKAEYDLLNRKTKESDAFGNASSFEYDGVGNKISEMDKKGNQTLYSYDAFKHVIKVTDPNGNFETMEYDANGNNTKRIDKRGNVTLFAYDRLNRLVETTDPYLNKTTYTYDHVGNKLSIRDGKGYTTSFVYDDLNRLIEEKDPIGNVKKTEYDAAGNKTAAIDREGNKTVFTYDDLDRMVSVTDPDGMITRYTYNLMGKLTEQTDGRGLKTLFEYDVLDRVIKRVDPMLGAEEFSYDKVDNLISKMDRNGVTTTYTYDPLNRLLKEAAAGVEHSYIYDEIGNRLSMMDGTGKTTYHYDNLNRVIKKTLPDGKALQYQYDAAGNLTKLTDPGSYETIYTFDKMNRMETVTTAEGTTRYSYDKNGNRESLTLPNGTKSQYEFDHRNLLKKLTNTITIADSVYSPAVVSGTHYSVRSVGASVYEAVYLYEYGYNKNGFETYKIEAKGRTDVEYDKLGRVKKMKEPDGKITTYSYDSSGNRSGQTVTGTGMSSTITYTYDNRNRLTHTVEVRNGETTTTTFIYDQNGNQTNVVENGPVGTKQSEYDFDVFNRLVTSQTDGVSSTYTYNGDGLRVTLASGGKSTTYYYSGKEVVYELDSLGTESHSIRGINLVARKNAMDVSYYVFNGHGDVVQLVNPKGVIVNSYDYDVFGNTIISNETVDNPYRYSGYTYDKATGYYYLKARYYDPKTARFISEDTYRGTQTDPLSLNLYTYVNNSPLQYHDPDGNWGIVATIGIGVAVGFVAGSVVNFGIQAFEKGMTNVNAGEVLKAGVKGAIGGAFMGGAGLIGGNLLVQGTASVTAGAVGNLTGDAVFGEINSLEKAVVSLAVGGVGSVAGLVTGRLAEAGTKKALDQYRNHVINKLDNMNRADAKRYALKMYGKQTGQETDDALINKYFKEYRDELRVNPDSASKLLARTIAYSGQVKTISTETFNEAVNKRLIEPNVNQVYDDNKESWKKQWNDFMKSNQPSQVKQHHNYSNYVEGTVIKDMLTQKGMDRLLEASIQNINQNPISLDPLPN; translated from the coding sequence ATGATAGATAACACCGGCGGGTTGAGCCAAGAGGACGTAGATAAACAGATCGAGCTTCTTTACGATAAACTCGTACGACAATTGACATTCCAAAATTACGTTGAAGATACAAGCAAAAAGCCTGCACCGGCAATCAGCATCGAGTTTTCCGATCTATATAAGGGTCTAGATTTTGAAGAGATACAGCGGTGGATGACTTATGCCAGCTCCAATTTGTTAACAGGTAACTATGTTGAACAGTATGAAGATTTCAAGGTGGAAGAGGTTAAAAATCCAATTCGTTTTGAACGGACATATAACTCACTTGCTTCCAATACCAAAGGAATTATGGGGAATGGCTGGCAAACCAATCTTGAGGCAGGAATAAAAATAACATCAAATAAAGGTAACGTCAGCGCTTCTTCATTAAATGTTCGGACCAAACCGTATGGGACGGTCATCGGTCATTTATCCTATGGCAGCAATGTTGAAATCCTGCAGAAAGATGACCAAACAGATCAGGACGGAGGAAAATGGCATAAGATTAAATATGATGACCGATTGAAAGGCAAAGAAGTTGAGGCGTATGTTGCTTCATGGCATATCAGTGAGAATGAGGCCGTCATGGTTTCGTATCCTTCTGGTACAAAAGCTTTGTACGAGAAGACCTCCGAAGGCCGATATAAGTCTCCTGTCGGTATTTTTGATACACTGACCCTAACTGCCGATGGCTATGATTTAGTATTGAAAGACCTGACGAAATACCACTTCAATTCGCATGGAAAGCTTCTAACATTGTCGGATCGTTATGGCAACACCATTACATACAGTTATAGTGGTGAAAAAGTATCCAAGCTTTCCGATCCAACCGGGCGCGAACTAATTTTTGAATACAATTCCGCCGGATTAGTAAGTAAGATAACAGGTCCCGATTCTCGCACATATACATATGAGTACGATAATCAAAATAACTTAATTAAAGTAACAGACGCTATGGGTCACAAAAGACAATACACGTATGATGCGTTAAATCGCATTCATAAAGTGACCGATGCTAACGGTCATCAAGTTGTACGAAATGAGTACGACATTTTGGGTCGCATTGTTCGTCAATATGACGCCAATGATATTATTTCTTACTTTATTTACAGTGATGGAACAAAAGAACGTTTTATTGTTAATGGTAAAGGTGTAGAGTTCAAATTTCAATTTAACCAGGACATGAAACAGATTCAAGAAGTAGATGCATTTGGAGGCATTAATCAAACCCATTATTACGTTTACTTCGAAGATCCAAATGACGCTTATACGAATGATTGGGTGAATGTGACCGATTTAAGCGAAGAAGGCAGCACAGCTTCGGAATATAAGCGGTACATGGAGATAATCAAGAAAGATGATCGCCCTAGAAGAGAATATATCTATGATAGAAACCAGAACTTGACTACGATTGAGTATGATTCGCGTAACAACCTGGTCGAGACGACGGATGCTCTTAACAACAAAGAAACAACCGTTTATGACTCCAAGGACAACGTCATTACGATTACGGATAAGAAGGGTGGAGTTCAAAGGTATGAATATGACGTCGAGGGTGTGGCTCTGATTAAGGAAACGGACCCGCTAGGGTACTCCACCACCTATTCGTACTATACTAATGAACCAGGTATTGTTCTAAAGGGACTTGTTAAGACCGTTACGGATAAGAGAGGGAATCGCACAACGTATAGATATGAGGATATTGCAAATCATTTAACATCCATAACCAATGTCGATGGTGCTGTAATCACTAGAGCCTATGACAGTTATGGCCGCATTCTTGAAGAGAAGGATGCAAACGGCAATGTAAGCAAATATGCTTATAATGCTATGGGTCTGATTATTATGAAGGAAGATCCATACGGGAATAAGGTGCATCTGGAGTATGATAAAGTAGGTAATAAAGTGGCCGAAACGGATAAACTAGGCAACCGCACTGAGTATAAGTATGATGCCAAAAATCAACTTATAGAGAAGAAGGATTCACTCGGAGGTATTCAATATTTAAAGTATGATGTCATTGGAAACAAGATTGAAGAAATCAACAGCCGCAATGCCAAGACAGAGTACGGTTACGACGAGCTTAACCGGAATATTAAAATAACCGATGCACTTGGATTTGTTACATTGATGGAGTTTGATTCTAACGGCAATCGTACACAAATCAAGGATGCGTTGGGCAACGTAACTAAATTCGAATATGACAAATTGAACCGTGTGATCAAAACAATCTTTCCAGATAAATCTACTGAAAAAACGGAATATGATGCGAAGGGTAATGTTTTGAAAAAGATCGATCGACGCGGTTACGACTTTGTCATGACCTACGATAAGTTGGACCGCGTCCTCACGGAAAAAGATCCTTATCAAAGAACGATTGTGCATGAATATGATCCAAACGGCAATGAGATTAAATTGACGGACAAGCTGCACAGATCGGTTGTAAGAGAATATGATGCAATGAACCGTCTAATCATGGAGACGAATCCTCATGGGGATCATATCCTTAGAAAATATGATCTTAATGGAAATCTAGTGGAAGAGACGGATGTGCTAGGCAGAAAAGTAACATTTGAATACGACAAGCTCAATCGTAAAATTAAAGAGGTTGCATCGCTGAACAAGACAACCCTTTTTGCTTATGATGACAATGGAAACATGACAACACTGACGAATGCCAAAGGCCAAACTCAAACGTACGTATATGATGCTGTAGGTCGTACAGTAAAAACGATAAATGCTCTCGGTGACGCAACCAAGTACGAGTACGATGCTGCAGGTAATCTTGTAGCAGTAAGTGATGCGATGGGACGTGTAACGAAGGCGGAATATGATTTACTGAATCGTAAAACGAAAGAGAGCGATGCCTTCGGTAACGCCAGTTCATTCGAGTACGATGGAGTTGGAAACAAAATTTCAGAGATGGATAAGAAGGGCAACCAGACCTTGTATAGCTATGATGCATTCAAACATGTGATCAAGGTAACCGACCCCAATGGAAACTTTGAAACGATGGAGTACGACGCTAACGGCAACAATACGAAAAGAATTGATAAGCGCGGCAATGTAACTCTGTTTGCCTATGATCGTTTAAATCGGTTGGTTGAAACTACAGATCCATATCTGAATAAAACGACCTACACGTACGATCATGTTGGGAATAAGCTCTCTATTAGAGATGGTAAAGGATACACAACCAGCTTCGTTTATGATGATTTGAACCGTTTAATTGAAGAAAAAGATCCAATCGGAAACGTAAAGAAAACCGAATACGATGCAGCGGGCAATAAGACGGCCGCAATCGACCGGGAAGGTAATAAGACCGTTTTTACTTATGACGATCTTGATCGAATGGTTTCGGTAACGGATCCAGATGGAATGATAACTAGGTATACCTATAACCTAATGGGGAAATTGACCGAACAGACAGATGGCCGTGGATTAAAAACGTTATTTGAGTATGACGTGTTAGACCGGGTTATTAAGCGGGTTGACCCGATGCTGGGTGCAGAGGAATTCTCGTATGATAAGGTTGATAACCTCATCTCAAAAATGGACCGTAACGGTGTAACAACGACCTACACATATGATCCATTGAACAGACTCTTAAAGGAAGCCGCGGCTGGTGTGGAGCACAGCTACATTTACGATGAAATAGGTAATCGGTTGTCTATGATGGATGGTACAGGAAAAACGACGTATCATTATGACAATTTGAATCGTGTAATCAAGAAAACTTTGCCGGATGGGAAGGCGCTACAGTATCAATACGATGCTGCAGGCAATTTGACCAAACTTACAGACCCTGGCAGCTATGAGACGATATATACATTCGACAAAATGAATCGGATGGAGACGGTAACTACGGCTGAAGGAACGACCCGTTATTCTTATGATAAAAATGGGAACCGGGAGAGCCTGACATTACCAAATGGTACGAAATCACAGTACGAGTTTGATCATCGCAATTTGCTTAAAAAACTCACCAACACCATAACGATTGCCGATAGTGTTTATTCCCCGGCTGTAGTGTCGGGAACGCATTATTCTGTGCGAAGTGTTGGAGCGTCCGTTTATGAGGCTGTGTATTTATACGAATACGGCTACAATAAGAATGGATTTGAAACGTACAAAATTGAAGCCAAGGGCCGAACGGATGTGGAATACGATAAACTGGGCCGCGTGAAGAAAATGAAGGAGCCCGACGGTAAGATCACAACATACAGTTATGATTCCTCTGGCAATCGTTCCGGTCAGACCGTGACAGGAACCGGGATGTCTTCGACCATTACGTATACGTATGATAACCGAAACCGATTAACCCACACGGTCGAGGTTCGTAATGGGGAAACCACTACGACAACATTCATTTATGACCAGAACGGAAACCAGACGAATGTTGTGGAGAATGGTCCTGTTGGAACGAAACAGTCAGAGTATGATTTTGACGTATTTAACCGTTTGGTTACGTCTCAGACGGACGGGGTTTCTTCAACCTATACGTACAATGGTGATGGCCTGCGTGTTACACTCGCTTCCGGCGGCAAGAGCACCACATACTACTATAGCGGCAAAGAAGTAGTGTATGAGTTGGATTCATTAGGTACCGAAAGCCATTCCATCAGGGGCATTAATTTAGTTGCTCGCAAGAATGCGATGGACGTAAGTTATTATGTATTCAACGGTCATGGAGACGTCGTTCAGCTTGTGAATCCAAAAGGTGTCATCGTGAACTCGTATGACTATGATGTCTTCGGAAATACGATCATCTCGAACGAAACAGTTGATAATCCGTATCGTTATTCCGGTTATACCTATGACAAGGCTACAGGTTATTACTACCTGAAGGCTAGATACTATGATCCGAAGACAGCGAGATTTATTTCAGAGGATACGTATCGAGGAACGCAGACGGATCCGTTGAGTTTAAATTTATACACATATGTTAATAATAGCCCATTGCAATATCATGATCCAGATGGCAATTGGGGTATTGTTGCCACGATAGGGATAGGTGTTGCTGTAGGATTTGTAGCAGGATCTGTGGTTAACTTTGGAATTCAAGCATTTGAAAAAGGTATGACCAATGTGAATGCCGGTGAAGTATTGAAAGCTGGAGTGAAAGGGGCTATTGGTGGAGCTTTCATGGGTGGAGCAGGACTAATTGGCGGAAATCTGCTGGTTCAAGGAACAGCTTCGGTTACTGCTGGTGCAGTAGGTAACCTGACAGGTGATGCGGTTTTTGGAGAAATCAATAGTCTAGAGAAAGCTGTTGTTTCTTTAGCTGTTGGAGGGGTAGGTAGTGTAGCTGGATTGGTTACTGGAAGATTGGCTGAGGCAGGAACTAAGAAGGCATTAGACCAGTATCGAAACCATGTAATCAATAAGCTAGATAATATGAACCGTGCGGATGCTAAGAGATATGCATTGAAAATGTACGGTAAACAGACTGGGCAAGAAACAGACGATGCTCTTATAAACAAATATTTTAAAGAGTATCGTGACGAGCTTCGAGTCAATCCGGATTCCGCGAGTAAACTATTAGCGAGAACAATAGCATACTCAGGACAAGTAAAAACAATTAGTACTGAGACATTTAACGAAGCGGTCAACAAAAGATTAATTGAACCTAATGTTAATCAAGTATACGATGATAATAAAGAGTCGTGGAAAAAACAATGGAATGACTTTATGAAATCGAATCAGCCTTCTCAAGTAAAACAACATCATAATTATTCAAATTATGTAGAGGGAACGGTAATTAAAGATATGCTTACACAGAAGGGTATGGACAGACTGTTAGAAGCTTCAATACAAAATATCAATCAAAATCCAATCAGTCTAGATCCATTACCAAACTAG
- a CDS encoding transposase, which translates to MSWLYDSSKKTYVWAMNVVVVQAVLQGGLEYPLFYRVWHKSEQKNEGLSKIDLAKQMLLMLRESATCRLWVAMDRWYLCKGFFAFLEKHQFDWVTKAKRNTALFRKVIEPCTGRERYVPVTPIMLIREVYGQLVAEGTSGLVSLAIPDIYMKQPHPVTNRRGKQVNKQRYVQIAAVAAMRLKEDDSELLETEEEAPATYKGAYLLISNRFDAPEEALRTYVKRWRIEVFFRTAKQELALEKCHSETEAHHHAHFELLFTAETLLSVALYELNKEKTSDEGYTHGEMVRGLFHTRCQVRMSHHKGQQRIYIDCDTHVQQFARLIDLFWPEHYRMVLWVAHHPINYQTLPRSA; encoded by the coding sequence TTGAGCTGGTTGTATGATTCGTCTAAGAAGACTTATGTGTGGGCGATGAATGTGGTCGTTGTTCAGGCCGTACTTCAAGGCGGACTTGAATATCCGTTGTTTTACCGCGTATGGCACAAGTCTGAGCAGAAGAACGAAGGCTTGTCGAAGATCGATTTGGCTAAGCAAATGCTCTTGATGCTGCGCGAATCGGCGACCTGCCGTCTTTGGGTTGCGATGGACCGCTGGTACTTGTGTAAAGGCTTCTTTGCCTTTCTCGAAAAGCATCAATTTGACTGGGTAACGAAGGCTAAACGCAACACGGCATTATTTCGTAAGGTCATCGAGCCTTGCACGGGCAGGGAGCGGTACGTTCCTGTGACCCCGATCATGCTCATTCGGGAAGTGTACGGCCAGTTGGTTGCCGAGGGTACGTCAGGACTGGTTTCACTTGCGATTCCTGACATCTACATGAAACAGCCTCATCCTGTAACGAACCGCAGAGGCAAGCAAGTCAACAAGCAGCGCTATGTACAAATTGCCGCTGTAGCCGCCATGCGCTTAAAGGAAGATGATTCCGAGTTGCTCGAGACGGAGGAGGAAGCCCCCGCGACTTACAAGGGTGCCTACCTGCTCATCAGCAACCGCTTCGATGCGCCTGAAGAAGCCTTGCGTACTTACGTGAAGCGTTGGCGGATCGAGGTGTTTTTCCGTACGGCCAAGCAGGAGCTAGCCTTGGAGAAGTGTCATTCCGAAACTGAAGCCCATCACCATGCACACTTCGAATTATTGTTTACGGCCGAAACGTTGCTGTCCGTTGCTCTATACGAATTAAACAAAGAAAAAACGAGTGATGAAGGCTACACCCACGGCGAAATGGTTCGTGGCCTCTTCCACACTCGTTGTCAGGTCCGCATGTCACACCACAAAGGGCAACAGCGAATCTACATCGATTGTGACACACATGTACAGCAGTTTGCAAGACTTATTGATTTATTTTGGCCGGAGCATTATCGGATGGTTCTTTGGGTTGCGCATCATCCGATAAACTACCAGACCTTACCACGAAGTGCATAG
- a CDS encoding S-layer homology domain-containing protein: MKYVRKRIGASIISSLLLFQSIVPQSAHAENMDARTMDSTASTQHSFQDLQGHWSEKEAQVLIEKKIIEGKLKDGKLAIDPDSNVTRAEYFTMLLRSLEYPGKISSNGTVAAVPFLDVQGHWSSSFIQLAKETGLTDGYPDNTFRPDQNITRAEIIAAAVRAKKQNQSATLTFTDVPKDHWAYSYVSTAVTNKMINGYADQTFQPEASATRAEAMVVVSRFLQVQAKSDNKPAGLSVSFELKPDKTVVAPGGEVSITTLSSIQEYTVAWSADKGTLSPSDNTRETKWMAPYESGDATITAIFKGKDQQGNEVTDTKTSTVKVYEAVSSGGARDDSRHTPLPVNNVPLPPSIAVSNEAEGIILSWNVIQGALSYKVKRGTINGQYSEIATGLTKTNYMDASISRDTTYYYVVTAVNDAGESQNSNQVIVKNAPKSPTLYGSWNGGSAKLNWTIANGADRYTIYRSTVSGGPYFKLAEDLLVNTFEDTNLRADINYYYVIKGINDVGESPYSNEVSISSTLTATATFNPDLDDDSDGLSNNNELSRSTDPKTPDTDKDGLLDGYEVTLGTNPLDPDSDGDGIYDGAEMIIGTNPLQVNANTTSSKQAQTTEGNILVLAKGDGNLVLAPLQVKEVEHPLIQSINGVVGKPIDITAGGFDITEASISFKYDDASLGNVAEDDLTVYYVNPTTKKLEALSNVTIDKNANTVTGTTNHFSMYLLGKKGIEVDLANVDIVFAIDQSGSMSTNDPNYYRIKATRKFIEQMDEVHNRIGIVELETGARVKQSLTNNKADLLNVIDSMNYTLGSTNITDAIRKSGSLFDNDQQKKVIVLLTDGQATSEAGLERSESQLLADKSVLINTVALGKDADQRLLREIASLTKGGYFYIDHDLCS, from the coding sequence ATGAAATACGTGAGGAAAAGAATTGGTGCTAGCATCATAAGTTCCTTACTATTATTTCAGTCCATAGTCCCGCAAAGTGCACATGCGGAAAATATGGATGCTAGAACAATGGATAGCACTGCATCAACTCAGCATTCATTTCAAGATTTACAAGGACATTGGTCCGAAAAGGAAGCTCAGGTTTTAATTGAGAAGAAGATTATTGAGGGTAAGCTGAAAGATGGTAAGTTGGCCATCGATCCTGATTCCAATGTAACGAGGGCAGAGTATTTTACAATGCTTCTGCGTAGCTTGGAATACCCGGGGAAAATAAGCTCAAATGGTACTGTTGCCGCAGTGCCTTTTTTGGATGTACAAGGGCATTGGAGTAGCTCCTTCATTCAGTTAGCTAAAGAAACAGGATTGACGGATGGTTACCCTGACAACACGTTTCGGCCTGATCAAAACATCACGCGTGCAGAAATCATAGCCGCTGCTGTTCGCGCCAAAAAACAGAATCAAAGTGCTACGTTAACTTTTACCGACGTACCCAAAGATCATTGGGCGTATTCTTACGTTTCCACTGCTGTAACCAATAAGATGATCAACGGATATGCCGACCAAACTTTTCAGCCTGAAGCGAGCGCAACTCGTGCAGAAGCGATGGTTGTCGTGAGCCGTTTTCTGCAAGTTCAAGCAAAAAGCGATAATAAGCCCGCCGGTCTATCTGTGTCATTTGAACTTAAACCAGATAAGACCGTTGTTGCCCCCGGAGGGGAAGTAAGTATTACAACCTTATCATCGATCCAGGAATATACAGTAGCGTGGTCAGCAGATAAAGGCACACTCTCACCTAGTGATAACACGAGAGAAACGAAGTGGATGGCTCCTTACGAGTCTGGTGATGCGACAATTACGGCTATATTTAAAGGCAAGGATCAGCAAGGCAACGAAGTGACGGATACAAAAACAAGTACGGTAAAAGTTTATGAAGCAGTATCGAGTGGGGGTGCCAGAGATGACAGTCGTCACACACCTCTGCCTGTAAATAACGTACCGCTTCCACCATCGATTGCAGTTAGTAATGAAGCGGAAGGCATTATACTTTCTTGGAATGTTATTCAGGGGGCCTTGTCTTATAAAGTAAAGAGAGGCACTATAAACGGTCAATATAGTGAAATTGCAACTGGACTGACAAAGACAAATTACATGGATGCGTCAATCTCCAGAGATACAACGTACTATTATGTTGTAACGGCCGTTAACGATGCTGGAGAGAGCCAGAATTCAAATCAGGTCATCGTTAAAAATGCTCCAAAAAGTCCTACGCTCTATGGTTCTTGGAATGGCGGGAGCGCTAAGCTGAATTGGACGATTGCCAACGGTGCCGATCGCTACACGATCTATCGAAGCACAGTTAGTGGAGGCCCTTATTTTAAATTAGCCGAGGACTTACTTGTCAACACTTTTGAAGATACCAATCTGAGAGCAGATATTAACTACTATTACGTTATTAAAGGTATCAACGATGTAGGGGAAAGCCCATATTCCAACGAAGTTTCAATTAGTAGCACCCTAACAGCAACCGCTACATTTAACCCAGATTTGGACGATGATTCAGATGGCTTATCCAATAATAACGAGTTGTCGCGTTCTACAGATCCAAAGACTCCTGATACGGATAAAGATGGCCTATTGGACGGGTACGAAGTTACGTTAGGTACGAACCCATTAGATCCCGATTCAGACGGTGACGGTATCTATGATGGCGCTGAGATGATCATCGGTACAAATCCGCTTCAAGTGAATGCCAATACAACAAGCAGTAAACAAGCGCAAACAACTGAAGGAAATATATTAGTTCTTGCGAAGGGTGACGGCAATCTCGTTCTTGCACCACTTCAGGTCAAAGAGGTGGAGCATCCCCTGATTCAGTCGATTAACGGTGTTGTGGGGAAACCGATCGATATCACAGCAGGCGGTTTTGACATTACGGAAGCGTCGATCTCGTTTAAATATGATGACGCAAGTCTTGGCAATGTTGCCGAAGACGATTTGACTGTTTACTATGTCAATCCGACGACGAAAAAGTTAGAAGCTTTAAGCAATGTCACTATCGATAAAAATGCAAATACGGTAACAGGTACAACCAACCATTTTAGCATGTATCTGCTTGGAAAAAAAGGAATCGAGGTTGACTTGGCAAACGTTGATATCGTATTTGCTATCGATCAGTCAGGGAGTATGAGTACCAATGATCCAAATTACTACAGGATCAAAGCTACGAGGAAATTTATCGAGCAGATGGACGAGGTACACAATCGGATTGGTATTGTGGAACTTGAAACCGGAGCAAGAGTAAAACAATCCTTGACTAACAATAAGGCGGATTTATTGAACGTTATCGATTCGATGAACTATACGTTAGGCTCAACGAATATTACGGATGCGATACGCAAGTCCGGGTCGCTTTTTGATAATGATCAACAAAAGAAAGTCATCGTATTACTGACTGACGGTCAGGCAACGAGTGAAGCTGGGCTTGAGAGATCAGAAAGTCAGCTTCTGGCAGATAAAAGTGTGCTCATCAATACGGTTGCGCTTGGTAAAGATGCGGACCAGAGGCTTTTGCGAGAAATTGCATCTTTAACAAAAGGTGGTTATTTCTATATAGATCATGACCTATGCAGTTGA